From Desulfoplanes formicivorans:
TGATCAGAAAGCGGATGGGATCAATGGCCATGGTGTCCAGGGCGTCGATCTGTTCGGAGATGCGCATGACCCCGATTTCAGCGGTCATGCTCGAACCTGCCCTGGCAGTGATCATGATGGCGGTAAGCACGGGTCCGAGTTCCCTGACCAGTGAAAGGGCCACGGCCGACCCCAGGGCCCCTTCGGAACCGAATTGCGTCAGGGTGTAGTAAAGCTGAAGTCCCAGAACCATGCCGGTAAACAGGGCGACCAGGGCGATGATGGAAACGGATCTGGCCCCGATGAAATAGATCTGTTGCAGAATTTTGGAAGCCTGAAAGGGCAGGGAAAAAATTTTCACCAGTCCCTGGGCAGAAAAAATGGCATAGGCCCCGCACGCATTCATGATGCCAATGAGCAGCCTGCCAGCCGAGGCAAAAGGGGTCAGCATATGGATGGTAAATGGGGACATGATTTTCACGGTAGAAGGTGGAACAGGGAGAAGGACAAGGCTTCTGAATAGCTGAAACGGGCAGGAAAGACAATAGCTCCTGCCAAAGGACGAGCCGTTGTCGCGCCAGGTTCAGACGATGATCCCTCCTGCCAGTACCTGGCCCTCACGGGAATAGACCGTGAGTACCTGCCCGGGCGTGGGCACCTCCTGGGGGGTGATGAATTCGACTTCAAGGGTCTTCCCCACGAGCCTGACCCGGGCCCGGCCGGCCTGCTGGCGATAGCGGGTCTGTACCAGGGGATGCTCGGGCCAGTGCGCAGGGGGAACCATGATGTTCGCATGGATGGCGGTACACGTTGATGCCCAGAGCTGGTCCCGGGAGCCGACTATCAGGGTGTTGGTCCGGATGTCCTTGTCAATGACGTACAAGGGATGGGCATAGGCGATCTTCAGCCCCCGGCGTTGCCCCTGGGTGTAGCGCCACAGCCCCTGATGGGTTCCGATCTGTTTGCCTTCGCGGGTCACCACAGGACCGGGGCCGGGAAGAAGGATGCCCCGGCTGGACAAAAACGACCGGTAATTATCGGGTATAAAGCAGATTTCCTGGCTTTCCTCCTCGCTGGCAGCGTTGAGTCCGCGTCGCTTCAGTGCTGGGAGAACGTCTTTCTTGAAGCGTTCCCCAAGGGGGAAGAGAACCTGTTTCCAGGCTGAGGCCCCGACAAGGGACAGAAAATAACTCTGGTCCTTGGATGGGTCCAGCCCCCTGAACAGTCCGGGTCCGGCAACAG
This genomic window contains:
- the mnmA gene encoding tRNA 2-thiouridine(34) synthase MnmA, with protein sequence MTSIALALSGGADSLLSLALLKEQNAHVFGLHALFLPATAKDLERISNLRTQCRLLGVRLETIDLSDAFEKQIIQPFIRAYTQGKTPNPCAWCNRDMKFGLLFEAARKLGADQLATGHYCRIQPSVAGPGLFRGLDPSKDQSYFLSLVGASAWKQVLFPLGERFKKDVLPALKRRGLNAASEEESQEICFIPDNYRSFLSSRGILLPGPGPVVTREGKQIGTHQGLWRYTQGQRRGLKIAYAHPLYVIDKDIRTNTLIVGSRDQLWASTCTAIHANIMVPPAHWPEHPLVQTRYRQQAGRARVRLVGKTLEVEFITPQEVPTPGQVLTVYSREGQVLAGGIIV
- a CDS encoding MlaE family ABC transporter permease; its protein translation is MSPFTIHMLTPFASAGRLLIGIMNACGAYAIFSAQGLVKIFSLPFQASKILQQIYFIGARSVSIIALVALFTGMVLGLQLYYTLTQFGSEGALGSAVALSLVRELGPVLTAIMITARAGSSMTAEIGVMRISEQIDALDTMAIDPIRFLISPKLAASLISFPLLTALYDVVGIIGGYIAGVVLLGLNKGIYFYRVESSVVMQDVTGGFIKSIAFAFLVSTICSFQGYFTHTRQGGFGAKGVGMATTSAVVISCVWVLIVDYVLTSFLL